The following is a genomic window from Opitutus sp. ER46.
GCGAACAAGACGATGCTCACCGAGATGAGCACGTGGTCGAAGACGATGACTGCGGACTGCGCGGACGGGCAGCCCGTCACGCGGGTCAGCCAGGCAAAGGCGAGCGGGAGGCCGCAGAACGCCCAGAACAGGACATCGGCAAGCGCGGCGCTGCGCAGGCGGTGGCCAACGCCACTCAGCCAGGCCGCTTCGAGCGTGACGATCGGAAGGAGGATCGCGGTCTCGGGTGCGGGAGCGAAGACGGTGGGAAGTTGCGCGACCAGCGCAGCGAGGGCTGCCCACGGCGGCGGGAGGAGCAAGACCAGCGGCGTGGTGAGGAGCAGGCCGAGCTGGAGTCCCAGCCCGAATGACAGGTCGAGCGGGGAGGCGTTGAGCGCGGTCGCGAGGGCGACGAGCCCGACGACGCGCGAGGCACGGACGGCAAGCGTGCGCGTGGGAGTCATGCGGTGGGCGAGGCGGCGGCGGGTGACGGGGCCTCGGCGGGGCGCGCGCCGCTGAACTGGACCAAGAAGCGCGCGCCCTGGTCGGGCTGGCTCTCCGCCCACATGCGGCCGCCGTGGGCGTGGACGAGGCGGCCGATCAGGGAAAGGCCGAGGCCGACGCCGTCGCCGGTGGGCGCCCGACCCAGTTGTGAGAAGGCGCGGAAAAGGCGTTCGCCCTGTTCGGCGGAGAAGCCGACGCCGTTGTCCTGCACGTAGAAGACCGGCGGCGCTTCGCCGAGCAGGGCGCCGATCTCGATGCAGGGTGTCGTTCGGCCGGCGGAAAATTTCACCGCGTTGGTGAGCAGGTTGTAGAACACGCGCTCGAGCAGCACGGCGCTGGCGGCCACGGGCGGGAGGTCGCGCACGGTGAACTCGGCGGTGACCTGCGGAAACACCATGCGCACGTGCGACCACACTCGCTGGATGACGGGCTTCGGATCGATCAATTCGGCGGCTTCGCCGGTGTCGCCCTCATGCTCGTCCCGGGCGAGTTGGAGGATGTTCTGCACGAGGTCCTGCATCATGAGCGTGGCCTGGTGCGCGCCGTCCACGAGTTGCCGCGAATCCTCCGGCAAATTGGCTTCCCGGAGCAGCGAGAGGTACCCCTTCACGACGGTGAGCGGCGAACGAAGGTCGTGGGTGACGAAGTTGGCGTACGACAGCAGCATTGCGTTGGCATCGCGGAGCTGGCGGGTGCGCTCATGCACCTGGCGCTCGAGCTCGGCGTTCATGCGCTCGCGGGCCTCGGCGATGGCGCGAAACCGGTTGAGCGAAACGATGGTGCTGACGCGCGCACGCATCTCGTCGCGTGAGCAGGGCTTGGTGACGAAATCATCGGCCCCGGCCTGCAATCCCTCGAGGCGAGAGGCGGAGTCGTGCAGGGCCGTGACCATGATGATCGGCACCCGACCGAATTCAGGATCCGCGCGGAGTTGGCGGCAGACGGTGTAGCCGTCCATCTCGGGCATCATGACGTCGAGGAGGATGAGGTCCGGCGAGACGGCGCGGGTCTGCGCGAGGGCTTCCCGGCCGTTGCGGGCGACGTGGACCTCGTAGTCGTCGCGAATCAGGAACGACTCGAAGGTCAGGATGTTCAGCTCCTCGTCGTCGACGATCAGGATCTTGGGCTTCATTGAGGGGAGAAGGGAGGTTGGGAGGCGCTGGGTTGCGCCGGCAGCGTGAGGGAGAAGGTGCTGCCGCGGCCGGGCGTGCTCTCCACCGCGACGGTGCCGTCATGCAGGCGCACATAGTGGTCGACGAGCACGAGGCCGAGGCCGGTGCCGCCGAACCGACGCGAGAGCGAGGCATCGACCTGGGTGAAAGGTTGGAACAGCAAGTGGAGTTTCTCCCGGGGAATGCCGATGCCCGTGTCGGCGACGGTGATGACGACGCCGCCGGCCGCCGTGGCGCGGGCGGCAACGTCGACGCGACCACCGCTGGCGGTGAACTTGATCGCGTTGTGCAGGAGCTTGAGGACGGCCTGGCTGAGCAGGCGCTCGTCGACGTGCGCGAAAAGCGGTGGCGTGGGACGCTGGACGGAGACGGTCAGGCCCTTGGCGTTGAGATCGGCGCGGAGGCTGTCGGCGGCGGCGGCGCACACGCTGCCGATCTCGACCAGGGTGCGGTTGGGCTTGAGCCGGCCGGCGCCGATGCGGGCAAAGTCGAGCACGTCGTTGATTCTTTGATACAGCTGTTGGCCGGCGGTGCGGATGAGGTCGAGGAAGCGCCGGGTGCGGGCGGGATCGGCGTCAAGGGACGTCTCGACGAGGAGCGACTCCGAGAGGCCGAGCACCGCGTTGAGCGGGGTCCGGAGCTCGTGGCTCATGGCCGCGAGAAACTCGTTGCGGGCGCGGCTGGCGGCTTCGACCTCGGTCTTGGCGGCGCGGAGGGCGGATTCGGCCGCCTTGAGCGCGGAGATATCGACGATGGTACCGACGAGTCCGGCCTGGGGATGGACGGAACGGTCGGGGATGCGGGCGCTGACCTGGACCCAGCGGATCGTGCCGTCGGCGCGGAGAAACTGGACCTCGCAGCGGTGTTCAGGGCGGGTACCGCGGAGCAACTCGAGCAAGGCGGTGCGGTGGGTGCGGCGGTCGGCGGGCACGGCGAAAGATCCGCAGAAACGCTGCAGGGCGGTCTGAGGGTCTTCGCCGGTGAGGTTCCGCCAGGCGGCATTGAGATAGGTGAAATTGCCGCGGTGGTCCGTGCGGAAGACGACCTCGTTGAGATCGTCGAGAAGCGTGTTGTAGCGGGCTTCGATCAGCGCCTGGCGCCGGCAGTGGTCGCAGCGGTCGAGAGCGGCGCCAATAAGGCGGGCGCAGCGGCGCAGCGTCGCAAGGGCCTGGTCCGACCAGGAGGTCGCGGCGTGGTCGGTGAGAACGAGCACGCCCCAAAGCGCCGCGCGGCGGTGAATCGGCAGCACCGTGAGGCGGGACGGGGGCTGAGGCGAAGGCCGGGCGGGTTCGGAGGTGGTGGTAGCGGGCGGAGCGTCGGAGAATGGTGCGCCGGTGGCGGCGACGATGGCTTCGCCGCGGCTCAGGCGATCTACCCAATCGAAAGCCAGGACGGTTCGGCGCGACGGCCAGGCAGGCTGGGGCGTTGGCGTTGTGGTGGTGACGGGAGGCCAGGCCACGATGTGGACGACCTGCCAGTCGCTGGTCGTTTTGGGGGACAACGTGCAGATTTGGGCGGCGGTGGCCTGGGCGGCGGGAGCGAGAATTGCCAGGAGGTCGGAAAACCCATGCGGCGGGAGAAACCGGCGGACGACATGCTCGGCAAGTTCAGTGGCGGCCAGAAGCAATTCGGGCAGGTGCGGTTCGCGGATGGAAGGCGCGGGGAGCTGGGCCGCGGGGGCTGGCGGAGAAGCTGCTGATGCGGACATCATGCGGAGCAGCCCAAGAATGTGGCGTCACGGCGGTCGATGTGGCAGGGCGTTTCCGGTCGGCCGGGTGCGGTCGGCGAAAAGAGCGCAGCAGAAAGCATTAAGCAGCATACGGATTCCGTGGGAGCTGCTAAATGCGTACTTTCTGCCAATGCGGGCGTAGTTAGCCGCATCGAGGGAGAGGTGCTGCCAAATGCAATCGCGCGGATCCGAAGTCGCGGTGGTTTTGAAAGACTCTGGAGCAGGCTGAGATCCATCGCCATGGCGCAGGAACGGGAGCACGTGCGTTAGAAGCTGGGCCGGCACAATGGCCATTATGTAAAGTAAAAGTATGGCTAACTTCTGCCTTCCCGACTCGGTCTGCTCCCCTGGTTGCGAGATTCGGTCCGCAGGTGTCCCGATCGAAGGGCGACGAACTTCTCCCGCTGATCCCCGGCTGTGGCTCGATCGGTTTGGGAAAGTGGCGCGCGCTTTGAGTCCAAACTCACGAATTTGTGGTCAATCCACGGTGCTACTCTCCTGCCAGGCGCGGGTGGCGCTGCCCCGCCGCGCATTCTTCTCAGGAATCCGATTGCCGACAAAGCGAATGAACGCGCACAGCAGCGCGAGTGGCATGGTCTTCTCGCCCGCGGCTGCCACCAGATCTTAACCATCGCGACACTCCCGGCGCTTGACTCAACCGAGGGCGGCCCCGTACGCCAAGACCGTGCGGCAAGAACATGCTGCATAAATATACCACGAACCCCCTCCTCATGAAAACCTCCGGTCTCTTGGCGCTTGCGGCCGCCGTCCTCTCCCTCCCCGTCGTGAACTTCGCCGCGCCCGCCGGCAAACCCTACAACGTCACGGACCATATTCCGTTCGAGCAGATCGTCGTCCAAGGCCACCGCGGCGTGGGCGAACTTGCCGAGGAGAACACCATCGAGGCGTTCGAGATGGCATGGGGCATGGGCATCTACCCGGAATCCGACCTGCGGATGACGAAGGACGGCGTGATCGTGCCCTTTCACGATAATGATTTCCGCCGGGTGGTGAAGGACGCGCCGCCGGAGCTGGCGCGCAAAGGCGTCAAGGATCTCACTTTCGCTGAGCTTTCCGAACTCGATGTGGGTTCCTGGAAGGGCGAGCAGTACAAGGGGCGCCGGGTGATCCCGATGTCGGCCGTCTTCGAGCGCATGCGCGGGCGGCCAGAACGGCACCTCTACATGGACGTGAAGAAGATCGATTTCGCGAAGCTCGCGGCCGAGATCCACAAGTACGGGATCGAAAAGCAGGTCATCCTTGCCTCCCGCCTTCCCGACGAGCTGCGCCAGTGGAAGAAGCTGGTGCCTGAGTCTGGCACGCTGCTCTGGGTGCACGGCACGGAGAAGGAGATTCGCCGCGACTTCGCGGCGTACCGGAAAACTGGGTTCGAGGGGTTCACCCAGGTGCAGATCCACGTCTTCCCCAAGGTTTCCGATAACAACTACGCCACTCGCGTGGACGAGAGTTCGTCCGACAATCCCTTCCGCCTGCGCAATGACTTTCTGCGGGAGATTGGCGAGGAACTCCGCCAGCACGGCGTGATCTTCCAGGCGTTCCCCTACACGACCGATCCGACCGCCTACGGCCAACTGCTCGACCTGGGCGTGATGTCGTTCGCGACGGACCATCCCGACGTGACGATGCGCGAACTCAAGGCGTACTACGCGAAGCGCGCGGCGGCGCGCCAGTAATCTCCGGCCGCGTCGGCCGGCCAGTTTCATCCGTCGCTTCTGCACGGCGGGAACCTCCCGGGTTCCCGCCGTTGCCATTCTTGGGGGTCGACGCAAACGGGCTTGGAAAGCTCGTTTGCGGGGATCCGACCTCCGCTCGTTTCCGCTTCGGCATGGGTATTTCCCCTTAACGTTTGGGCCGGCTGGTCGATAACGGGAGTTGCCTCGCGACCTGCAGATTTGGTCGACCGGCCTTCCTCCTTCGGGACTTCAGCCCGAAAGACAAAGGAGCAGCGCGTGGCACCTCCATGCCGACGCGCGCCCTTGCGCGCCGGTTCCACTGGAATTTCCCGACACCTCCTCCGCCGCTTCTCCGCGCCGGTCCGGGACGTTCCATGCCCGTCGCACTCCGCGTCGGGCACTCAAACAGTCAAACCCTATGAATACCTGGACCGTCGGAAAACGTATCACGGTTGGCTATGCCACCGTCCTGCTCGTCACC
Proteins encoded in this region:
- a CDS encoding PAS domain-containing sensor histidine kinase, yielding MMSASAASPPAPAAQLPAPSIREPHLPELLLAATELAEHVVRRFLPPHGFSDLLAILAPAAQATAAQICTLSPKTTSDWQVVHIVAWPPVTTTTPTPQPAWPSRRTVLAFDWVDRLSRGEAIVAATGAPFSDAPPATTTSEPARPSPQPPSRLTVLPIHRRAALWGVLVLTDHAATSWSDQALATLRRCARLIGAALDRCDHCRRQALIEARYNTLLDDLNEVVFRTDHRGNFTYLNAAWRNLTGEDPQTALQRFCGSFAVPADRRTHRTALLELLRGTRPEHRCEVQFLRADGTIRWVQVSARIPDRSVHPQAGLVGTIVDISALKAAESALRAAKTEVEAASRARNEFLAAMSHELRTPLNAVLGLSESLLVETSLDADPARTRRFLDLIRTAGQQLYQRINDVLDFARIGAGRLKPNRTLVEIGSVCAAAADSLRADLNAKGLTVSVQRPTPPLFAHVDERLLSQAVLKLLHNAIKFTASGGRVDVAARATAAGGVVITVADTGIGIPREKLHLLFQPFTQVDASLSRRFGGTGLGLVLVDHYVRLHDGTVAVESTPGRGSTFSLTLPAQPSASQPPFSPQ
- a CDS encoding response regulator, which produces MKPKILIVDDEELNILTFESFLIRDDYEVHVARNGREALAQTRAVSPDLILLDVMMPEMDGYTVCRQLRADPEFGRVPIIMVTALHDSASRLEGLQAGADDFVTKPCSRDEMRARVSTIVSLNRFRAIAEARERMNAELERQVHERTRQLRDANAMLLSYANFVTHDLRSPLTVVKGYLSLLREANLPEDSRQLVDGAHQATLMMQDLVQNILQLARDEHEGDTGEAAELIDPKPVIQRVWSHVRMVFPQVTAEFTVRDLPPVAASAVLLERVFYNLLTNAVKFSAGRTTPCIEIGALLGEAPPVFYVQDNGVGFSAEQGERLFRAFSQLGRAPTGDGVGLGLSLIGRLVHAHGGRMWAESQPDQGARFLVQFSGARPAEAPSPAAASPTA
- a CDS encoding glycerophosphodiester phosphodiesterase family protein is translated as MKTSGLLALAAAVLSLPVVNFAAPAGKPYNVTDHIPFEQIVVQGHRGVGELAEENTIEAFEMAWGMGIYPESDLRMTKDGVIVPFHDNDFRRVVKDAPPELARKGVKDLTFAELSELDVGSWKGEQYKGRRVIPMSAVFERMRGRPERHLYMDVKKIDFAKLAAEIHKYGIEKQVILASRLPDELRQWKKLVPESGTLLWVHGTEKEIRRDFAAYRKTGFEGFTQVQIHVFPKVSDNNYATRVDESSSDNPFRLRNDFLREIGEELRQHGVIFQAFPYTTDPTAYGQLLDLGVMSFATDHPDVTMRELKAYYAKRAAARQ